The DNA window TTCCGCCTCGCGTATCAACGCGAGGACGTCGTCGGGCAATTTCGCGGTCATCAATTTGGCGCGGAAGTCCGCGTTGTTCACGAGCCGCGCGAGTCGCGAGAGCAGTTGCAGGTGCTGGCGAACGTTCGGGGCGCAGAGCAGAAAGAAATGATGAACGGGTTTGCCGTCGAGCGCGCCAAAGTCAATGCCCTGGTTGTGCCGTCCGTACGCGAGCACGGGGCTGTCGACGAGGCCGACGAGGGCGTTGCGGGCATGCGGGATGGCGACACCCTCGGTGACACAGGTGGGGCACAAATCTTCGCGCGCCCTGAGGGCCTCGAAGAGCGTTTCGAAAAGGCGCCCCTCGCTCGGGTCGAGGACCATCGCGCACAACTCGCGCAGCACGCCGTTCTTATCCGACGCGGTGAGGTTAAGGTTGATGCGCGCGGGCACAATGGCGTTGGCGACGGTCAGCTCCGGGGGCAGGCCCGTGTCCTCGGGCGAAAGTTGTTGCTCGTTAACCGGCGTCGCGGCGCGCTTGGCCATCCACGAGTCGATCGAGCCGCGCTCGAAGCGCCATTGGCGCGCGAGTTTTTGC is part of the Verrucomicrobiia bacterium genome and encodes:
- a CDS encoding PTS sugar transporter subunit IIA, whose translation is METEIMTVREVANYLRLSEKTVTRMAQEGQIPAQKLARQWRFERGSIDSWMAKRAATPVNEQQLSPEDTGLPPELTVANAIVPARINLNLTASDKNGVLRELCAMVLDPSEGRLFETLFEALRAREDLCPTCVTEGVAIPHARNALVGLVDSPVLAYGRHNQGIDFGALDGKPVHHFFLLCAPNVRQHLQLLSRLARLVNNADFRAKLMTAKLPDDVLALIREAEERLVPH